GCGAGGCAGGGCAGTTTCGACGTGGCGATCACCACGCTGGCCTTTGTCATCTTGGGGGGCTCGCGCAGCTGGCTCGGCCCCGTGATCGGCGGCCTGCTGCTCACCGCTCTACCGGAACTGCTCCGCCCCGTGGGTGATCTTCGCCTGGTGCTGTTCGGCCTGGTGATTTTGCTCGGGCCCGTGTTCTTCCCCCAGGGCCTGATCACCCCAGAGCTGCTGGAGAGGCTGGGCCGGTGGGATCTGCGGAGGCTGAAACCATGAGCGAGCAGACGGCTCCTCTCGAACTGCAGGGCGTCAGCCGCCGCTTCGGCGGGCTGCAGGCCCTCAGCGAGGTGAGCTTCAGCGTGCAGGAGGGAGAGATCTTCGGGCTCATCGGGCCCAACGGCGCAGGGAAAACCACGTTGTTCAATCTGCTCTCGGGCGTCACACCACCTTCAAGCGGGGTGATCCGCTGGCGCGGCAAACCCTGCCATGGCCTCAGCCCAGACGCACTCAACCGCCTGGGCATTGCCCGCACCTTTCAAAACCTGCGACTGTTCGGTGGGCTCACAGTGCTGGAAAACGTGCTGGTCGCCCTGCACCACCAATCTGGAGCCCAGCTCGAACAGCAAGCCCTGGCCTTGCTGGAGGAGTTGGGATTGGCTGACTTGGCCGAGCGCCGAGCCGATGAACTCGCCTACGGCAACCGCCGCCGGCTGGAGATCGCCAGGGCCTTAGCCACCAAGCCAACACTGCTGCTGCTGGATGAACCCGCCGCCGGCATGAATCCCAGCGAAAAAGAACAGCTCTGCGCCTTGCTGGCTGAGATGCGGCAGCGCCATCAACTCACCTTGATCGTGATTGAGCATCACGTGCCGCTGCTGATGCAGCTTTGCCAGCGCATGGCCGTGCTGGACTTTGGCCGGCTCATCGCCCTGGGCAACCCGGAACAGATCCGAACCGATCCCCGGGTGATCGAGGCCTACCTGGGGGGTGCCCGGTGAACAGCATGGCTCTGCTGGAACTGGATCAGCTGCAGGTGCACTACGGCAGTGTGCAGGCCTTGGCGGGCGTGTCGCTCCGGGTCAACCGCGGGGAGTTCGTGTGCCTGCTGGGCTCCAATGGAGCCGGCAAAAGCACAACCCTGAAGGCCATCTCGCGCCTCATACCGGCCACGGGTGGGCAACTTCGCTGGCGCGGCGGCGATCTGGCCGGCGTGCCAGCCCACCGCACCCTCAGGCTGGGGATCGGCCACTGCCCAGAGGGCCGGCGGCTGCTCAACCGCCAAACGGTGGCCTTCAACCTGGAGCTGGGCGCGTACCTCCGCCGCGACCGCGACGGCATCACCCGCGATCTGGATCGCTGTTATGCGTTGTTCCCCCGCCTGGCGGAACGTCGGCGCCAGCAGGCTGGCTCACTCTCCGGTGGAGAGCAGCAGATGTTGGCGATCGCCCGCGCACTGATGGGCCAGCCTGAACTGCTGATGCTGGACGAGCCCAGCTTGGGGCTCGCTCCGAAACTGGTGGCGGAGGTGATGGCCGTGCTGGCCAACCTGCACGAGCAAGGGCAAACCATCCTGCTGGTGGAACAGAACGCCCAGGCCGCACTTGAGATTGCCGATCGCGGTTATGTGCTGGAGGCCGGGCGGCTGCAACTCGAAGGCTCGGCGAGGGATCTGCTTGGAAATGCCCAACTCAGAGCCGCGTATCTCGGTGAGTGAACACGGGGCTGACAGACCTGAGCCTGCCCGCCAGAGTTTGCAAAGGATGATCTAAACCACGATCCGCCATGATCAAAGCCTGCGTCGGCCTGGGTCGCGACTTATTAGCGAGCCGATGGAGCTTGCTGCTCATCTTCACCATTGCCGCTCTCTTTGCACACATCGATGAAGGCTTACCAATTAGCCAGCTGATCGGCTGGTTTGTGATCTGCGGGCTCGGGCTTGTGCCATTGGCTCGGATGATCGCTGAAATGGTGGAAGCCCTAGCCGACCGACTGGGCGATCGCATCGGTGGATTAATCAGCGTTGCCTTGGGCAACCTGGTGGAACTGGTGGTGTCCTTCACAGCGCTGGCCAGTGGCTTGTATCACCTGGTGGTGATCTCCGTGGCCGGAGCCGTGATCACCAATTGCCTGCTGGTGCTCGGTATCAGCACCTGCGTTGGAGCACGCAAGAAGGCAACCATCGAAATTCACCCCTACAGCACTGGGTTACAGAGCCAGCAGCTGCTGATCAGCACGATTTTCCTAGCAGTACCCACCGTCTTCCACCTCGCCACTCGCTTTTCAAAGCAAACAGCCGAAACGGCGATGCTCAGCGAAGGGAGCAATGTATTTGACAGCTTTGCAACGTATTCGCTGATCGTCTCAATCCTTGTCCTGGCCTTCTACCTCCTCTCGTTTGTCTACCAATTAGGCACAGGCAGGAGCCTGTACTTGCGCGAAGAGTCCGAGCAGCTCTTACCCCCAGAAGGGAAGAAAGAGCCCATCGCAAGCCTGATCATCATGCTTTTACTGATCAGCGTGGTGCTTGTTGGAGTTTCCGAGAATCTGGTTGAGTCCTTGCAGCTCATGGTTGATGGCGCACACCTCAACCCACTGTTTGTCGGTCTTTTCCTTTTGCCACTTTTTGGTTCATTCTCAGAAGCCCTGATCTCAGTGAAGGCAGCGGCCACTAACAGGATGGATCTGGCGATGGCCAGCACAGTTGAATCAAGCGTTCAACTGCTGTTGTTCGTGATGCCGTTGCTAGTAATTTGCGGTGTACCAATGGGGAGGTACTTGCATTTGGCCGTTCCAGTCACGTCGCTCTTCAGCCTTGGAGCAACGGTTCTAGCCGTCCATTGGATTACCGAAAACAGAAAACTGAGCTGGTATGAAGGCTCAATGCTGCTCACCCTCTATGCCGTGATCGCCGTTGGCACCTTCTTCCTCGCGGCGTAATGGAGCCCACCAGATCCAATAACGCATCGTGGATCATCCGCAGCAAGCTACCAGGAAGGCTGCGAGTTTCTTGTAGCGACCTTGCCCATTCAAATCTATTGCGCCATCACTGCGCAGTCACGCTGAATGCTTGCCACTGGGTACACCAATTCAGAATCAATCCGCTGAATGGCAACCTCATCCTGCATTTCCCAACGCAGCGCAGCAAGCTCGTACCGCAGCTCTTGGAGAGATCACTCTCCATAGATGAGGTCAACAATGTCGACCTTGAAGACATTGCCAAGATCGGCGAAGGCTGGCGCTCGAGTGAAGAGAGCCGAGCTGCAATCCGGCATGCCATGCGCTTCGGCGCACTTTTGGTAGCCGATGCTTTCCTACCGATTCCAGCCTTCATCATGATCGGGGGAGCGGCACTCTCTCTCACCCCAACACTCAAAGAAGTGATCACGCATTGGAGGCATAAGCGGGAACTATCTCCAGAATCGCTTGAACTCGCCTTTGCTGGAGCGCTGATTAGCCAAGGTCACGCGAGCGAAACGCTACTCGATATCGTGCTTGGCGACAGCAGCAATGCGATCGCGGGCATGGCCGCTGGGGAAGACGAGCCCCACAGCAAATCACGAGAATTTTTCAGATATATCAGCGAAGAAGTGAGCCTGGAGCCAGCGGGCAAGCGAAAGGCAAGGATTCCACTCAAGAATGCAAAGATTGGAGACACCTATCGCATCGGCTCCCACGCCCACGTGTATCTCAGGAGCACGGTGATCGAGGGCGAACTGATCGTGATCAACCGACTATTCGATGGAGACTGGAGGCCATATATCCTCAAAAGAGGCGATACAGCTCACCCTGGAGCCCTGATCATCAAAGGAGACGCCACCCTTGAAGTGAAGAAGGAAATTAGTGATCACATTCATTTCATTGAGGCTTTTAGCCAAGATCGCTCGAATGAGCATCAAGCCAACATCGCCACCACAATCGAGACGCTGAACGCCAAGCTCACTCCAATACTGCTGGGTGCCGGAGCGATCATGACCGGATTCGGCGCAGCAGAACGAGCGCTTGGACTGCTTCAGTTCACACCCTATCAATCCTGGAAATCGATACGAACAAGTGCACGACTCACCGCGATTTACAATCTCGGCTTGCAAGGCATTCACTTCAATAACATCGACAGCCTGCTCACGATCGGGAAAGCCAAACATATCATCATCAGCCGAAGCTGCCTGGACCGCATCGGTGGTATCAAAACACGCGAACATGTGAATCGCGATAGCGGAACACGCAAAGGGGAGCTTCTACGCATCCTCGCCGGCGTGCAGAATTATCTCACGAACACAGATCACGTGAAGATATGGTCTGATCAATTGAGCCATATCCCCAACCCTGCTGAGATTCAAAGCATTCAGCTGGGCAACCTCCTCACCGAAGGATGGCTGGTTGAACTGAGCAACGGGCGACAACTCACCATCCACGAACAACCCCAGACTCCCGACCATATCCCCCAATCTCACCTTGACCCCCTGGAGATCAACGAAAATGGAAATCTCCTAGGCCA
This genomic stretch from Synechococcus sp. HK05 harbors:
- a CDS encoding ABC transporter ATP-binding protein; this translates as MSEQTAPLELQGVSRRFGGLQALSEVSFSVQEGEIFGLIGPNGAGKTTLFNLLSGVTPPSSGVIRWRGKPCHGLSPDALNRLGIARTFQNLRLFGGLTVLENVLVALHHQSGAQLEQQALALLEELGLADLAERRADELAYGNRRRLEIARALATKPTLLLLDEPAAGMNPSEKEQLCALLAEMRQRHQLTLIVIEHHVPLLMQLCQRMAVLDFGRLIALGNPEQIRTDPRVIEAYLGGAR
- a CDS encoding ABC transporter ATP-binding protein, yielding MALLELDQLQVHYGSVQALAGVSLRVNRGEFVCLLGSNGAGKSTTLKAISRLIPATGGQLRWRGGDLAGVPAHRTLRLGIGHCPEGRRLLNRQTVAFNLELGAYLRRDRDGITRDLDRCYALFPRLAERRRQQAGSLSGGEQQMLAIARALMGQPELLMLDEPSLGLAPKLVAEVMAVLANLHEQGQTILLVEQNAQAALEIADRGYVLEAGRLQLEGSARDLLGNAQLRAAYLGE
- a CDS encoding calcium:proton antiporter → MIKACVGLGRDLLASRWSLLLIFTIAALFAHIDEGLPISQLIGWFVICGLGLVPLARMIAEMVEALADRLGDRIGGLISVALGNLVELVVSFTALASGLYHLVVISVAGAVITNCLLVLGISTCVGARKKATIEIHPYSTGLQSQQLLISTIFLAVPTVFHLATRFSKQTAETAMLSEGSNVFDSFATYSLIVSILVLAFYLLSFVYQLGTGRSLYLREESEQLLPPEGKKEPIASLIIMLLLISVVLVGVSENLVESLQLMVDGAHLNPLFVGLFLLPLFGSFSEALISVKAAATNRMDLAMASTVESSVQLLLFVMPLLVICGVPMGRYLHLAVPVTSLFSLGATVLAVHWITENRKLSWYEGSMLLTLYAVIAVGTFFLAA